A single Inediibacterium massiliense DNA region contains:
- a CDS encoding RrF2 family transcriptional regulator, translating into MKLSTKGRYGVKAMFELALTFGEGPIALNSIAEKQNISVHYLEQLFASLRKAGLVKSIRGAQGGYMLSKKPEEITVGDIIRTLEGPVAPSECVIEDEKTECYKADYCVTRTIWERIRDSINEVVDNITLQDMINDYKKINKDAYMYYI; encoded by the coding sequence ATGAAGCTATCTACCAAGGGAAGGTATGGAGTAAAAGCTATGTTTGAATTAGCATTAACCTTTGGGGAAGGACCTATAGCTTTAAATAGCATTGCAGAAAAACAAAATATTTCTGTTCATTATCTAGAACAGCTCTTTGCTAGTCTTAGGAAAGCAGGACTTGTTAAGAGTATAAGGGGGGCACAAGGAGGTTATATGCTCTCTAAAAAACCTGAAGAGATTACTGTTGGGGATATCATAAGAACTTTAGAAGGACCCGTAGCTCCCTCAGAATGTGTTATAGAGGATGAAAAAACAGAATGTTATAAAGCGGATTATTGTGTAACAAGAACTATATGGGAAAGAATAAGAGACAGTATTAATGAAGTGGTAGATAATATTACACTTCAAGATATGATTAATGATTACAAAAAAATCAATAAAGATGCTTATATGTATTATATATAA
- the nifS gene encoding cysteine desulfurase NifS, with amino-acid sequence MNKRVYLDYSATTPVKKEVLDAMYPYFTEEFGNASSIYSYGREAKKAIDLGRKNVANLIGAQADEIYFTAGGSEADNWAIKGIAYANKQKGNHIITTKIEHHAVLHVCEYLEKDGFEVTYLDVDEDGLINIEDFKNAITDQTILISIMFANNEIGTIEPIEEIGKIAKEKKIYFHTDAVQALGNVEIDVKKLNIDLMSMSAHKIYGPKGIGALYIKKGVKIHSFIHGGAQEKRRRAGTENTPGIVGFGKACEIALENMDNHIEKLIKLRDRLINGVIEKIDYVRVNGHREKRLPGNANIVFEFIEGESLLLSLDLVGIAGSSGSACTSGSLDPSHVLMAIGLPHEIAHGSLRLTIGDFTTEEDIDYVLEELPKIVDRLRQMSPLYENVQGGQK; translated from the coding sequence ATGAATAAAAGAGTGTATCTTGATTATTCTGCAACAACACCAGTCAAAAAAGAAGTTTTAGATGCCATGTATCCATATTTTACTGAAGAATTTGGAAATGCTTCAAGTATATATTCTTATGGAAGAGAAGCAAAAAAAGCAATAGATTTAGGAAGAAAAAATGTGGCTAATTTAATTGGTGCTCAAGCAGATGAAATATATTTTACAGCTGGAGGATCTGAAGCAGACAACTGGGCTATTAAAGGAATTGCTTATGCAAATAAGCAAAAAGGAAATCATATTATTACTACAAAAATAGAACATCATGCAGTACTCCATGTTTGTGAATACTTAGAAAAAGATGGTTTTGAAGTTACTTATCTAGATGTAGATGAGGATGGTTTAATTAATATAGAAGATTTTAAAAATGCTATTACAGATCAAACCATACTTATTTCTATCATGTTTGCAAATAATGAAATAGGAACTATAGAGCCTATCGAAGAAATAGGAAAAATTGCAAAAGAAAAGAAAATATATTTTCATACTGATGCTGTTCAGGCTTTGGGAAATGTAGAGATTGATGTGAAAAAATTAAATATTGATTTAATGTCTATGTCTGCTCATAAAATTTATGGTCCAAAGGGAATAGGAGCTTTATATATTAAAAAAGGAGTAAAGATACATTCTTTTATTCATGGTGGAGCACAAGAAAAAAGAAGAAGAGCAGGAACTGAAAATACTCCAGGAATCGTAGGATTTGGAAAAGCCTGTGAAATAGCTTTAGAGAATATGGACAATCATATTGAAAAATTAATAAAATTAAGAGATAGATTAATAAATGGAGTTATAGAAAAAATAGATTATGTAAGAGTGAATGGACATAGAGAAAAAAGATTACCAGGAAATGCAAATATAGTATTTGAATTTATTGAAGGAGAATCCCTTTTATTAAGCTTAGATTTAGTTGGAATTGCAGGTTCAAGCGGTTCTGCTTGTACATCAGGTTCATTAGACCCATCTCATGTTTTAATGGCTATTGGACTTCCTCATGAGATTGCTCATGGATCATTAAGACTTACTATTGGTGATTTTACTACAGAAGAAGATATAGATTATGTGCTTGAGGAACTTCCTAAAATTGTAGATCGACTAAGACAAATGTCACCACTATATGAAAATGTACAAGGGGGTCAAAAATAA
- the nifU gene encoding Fe-S cluster assembly scaffold protein NifU: MMYTEKVMDHFTNPRNVGEIENADGVGQVGNAKCGDIMKIYLKVENDIIEDVKFKTFGCGSAIASSSIATEMIKGKSIQDAIKLTNKAVVEALEGLPPQKIHCSVLAEQAIKSALYDYAQKHNIQLDGLEDFDPNEDHHHDEEAE; encoded by the coding sequence ATAATGTATACAGAAAAAGTAATGGATCATTTTACAAATCCAAGAAATGTTGGAGAAATAGAAAATGCAGATGGAGTAGGACAAGTAGGAAATGCAAAATGTGGAGATATCATGAAAATCTATTTAAAAGTAGAAAATGATATCATTGAAGATGTAAAGTTTAAGACTTTTGGATGTGGATCTGCTATTGCATCTTCTAGTATTGCAACAGAAATGATCAAAGGAAAATCTATACAAGATGCAATTAAGCTTACAAACAAAGCTGTAGTAGAAGCACTAGAAGGACTTCCACCACAAAAAATTCATTGTTCTGTATTAGCAGAACAAGCCATCAAATCAGCGTTGTATGATTATGCACAAAAGCACAATATTCAATTAGATGGATTAGAAGATTTTGATCCTAATGAAGATCATCATCATGATGAGGAAGCAGAATAA
- the mnmA gene encoding tRNA 2-thiouridine(34) synthase MnmA, with product MTLLDKKKVVVGMSGGVDSSVAAYVLQKQGYEVIGVTMQVWPDMEEEEVERVGGCCGLSAVDDARRVADKLGIPFYVMNFKEIFEKKVIDYFVDEYVKGRTPNPCIACNKFMKFEELLRRAHNLGAYYVATGHYAKISYENNEYKIKRSNAVAKDQTYALYNFTQEQLKHTLMPLGEFSSKDEVRKIAAELGLETAAKPDSQEICFVKDNDYGNFISKRKPNKIVPGNFVDKDGNILGKHHGIIYYTIGQRKGLGIALGKPMYVVDIIPKKNQVVLGENEEVFGKELLVEDVNFIVPSQISPKMNIKAQIRYNAKPSEATLYVEENNQVRIIFEKPQRAITPGQAAVFYNGDELLGGGTIVRKVI from the coding sequence GTGACTTTATTAGATAAGAAAAAAGTAGTAGTAGGAATGAGTGGTGGTGTAGATAGTTCAGTAGCTGCTTATGTTTTGCAAAAACAAGGATATGAAGTGATTGGAGTAACCATGCAGGTTTGGCCAGATATGGAGGAAGAAGAAGTAGAAAGAGTAGGAGGCTGCTGTGGGCTATCTGCTGTAGATGATGCAAGAAGAGTAGCAGATAAATTGGGAATTCCCTTTTATGTTATGAATTTTAAAGAAATTTTTGAAAAAAAAGTAATTGACTATTTTGTAGATGAATATGTAAAGGGGAGAACTCCTAATCCTTGTATTGCCTGTAATAAATTTATGAAGTTTGAAGAGCTCTTAAGACGAGCTCATAATTTAGGAGCTTATTATGTAGCTACAGGACATTATGCTAAAATTTCATATGAAAATAATGAGTATAAAATCAAAAGATCTAATGCAGTAGCTAAAGATCAAACTTATGCTTTATACAATTTTACACAAGAACAGTTAAAGCATACACTAATGCCCTTAGGGGAGTTTTCATCAAAGGATGAAGTGAGAAAAATTGCAGCAGAGCTCGGACTGGAGACAGCTGCAAAACCAGATAGTCAAGAAATTTGTTTTGTAAAAGATAATGACTATGGAAATTTTATTTCAAAAAGAAAACCAAACAAAATTGTTCCGGGAAATTTTGTTGATAAAGATGGAAATATATTAGGAAAACATCATGGAATTATTTATTATACTATAGGTCAAAGAAAAGGTTTAGGAATTGCTTTAGGGAAACCTATGTATGTAGTAGATATTATTCCAAAGAAAAATCAAGTTGTATTAGGAGAAAATGAAGAAGTTTTTGGGAAAGAACTTTTAGTAGAAGATGTTAATTTTATTGTACCTAGTCAAATAAGCCCCAAAATGAATATAAAAGCACAAATAAGATACAATGCAAAGCCTTCAGAAGCTACTTTATATGTGGAAGAAAATAATCAAGTACGTATTATATTTGAAAAACCTCAAAGAGCGATTACACCTGGACAAGCAGCTGTATTTTATAATGGAGATGAACTCTTAGGAGGAGGAACAATTGTAAGAAAAGTAATATAA
- a CDS encoding PRC-barrel domain-containing protein has translation MLKRGSECIGLPVLCLEEGCRVTTVKDVLYCNQNFHIFSFLVQEGGYFYEPKMIFFKDILEIHENSIKIQSQKNIHTIKRKIEKVDSIQSIIGLDIRTSDDNTIGMVQDVMIETETGRIVNLVLAESLFDDLMEGRPYLPVTNIFDIHEKSIRLPQNMIHSILYDTGGIKKKFSLE, from the coding sequence ATGCTTAAAAGAGGAAGTGAATGTATAGGATTACCAGTACTATGTTTAGAAGAAGGCTGTAGAGTTACTACTGTAAAAGATGTTCTTTATTGTAATCAAAATTTTCATATTTTTTCTTTTCTAGTTCAAGAAGGTGGCTATTTTTATGAGCCTAAAATGATATTTTTTAAAGATATTTTAGAAATTCATGAAAATAGTATTAAGATTCAAAGTCAAAAAAATATTCATACCATCAAAAGGAAGATAGAAAAGGTAGATTCTATTCAAAGTATTATAGGATTAGATATTAGGACCAGTGATGATAATACAATAGGAATGGTACAAGATGTTATGATAGAAACAGAGACTGGAAGAATAGTAAATTTAGTTTTAGCAGAAAGTTTGTTTGATGATTTAATGGAAGGAAGACCCTATTTGCCAGTCACAAATATTTTTGATATTCATGAAAAATCTATTAGGTTACCTCAAAATATGATTCACTCTATTCTTTATGATACAGGAGGCATCAAAAAAAAATTTTCTCTAGAATGA
- a CDS encoding AI-2E family transporter, with translation MSKPVYYLFYILNIGIRLFLVLLLGFCIYYLIHIGNQYIDVHKRLKMKKKYFFYLWIGMIGFLFILLIYHFRSILWKLVIPILWAIVFSYLLNPIVTQIDKKGIKRVWSVTIVYLSIIMIIFLISFIVTPAMMKETKKLVELFPQYTKETNQFLNDLYIKIEKLDHFSPELRFMKDSVEENLYKIQNIFTKGMKNITLGIFNIFSKIVTIVLIPIFSFYFLKDIEYFKKKIMFCIPKSCRCECIRIFRDIHLLLNKFIRGQFIVAFLVGILSVIALLFIQVDFAFLIGMIAGISNIIPYFGPIIGAVPGVFIALLDSPIKALWVILAFTIIQQIESAIITPKIVGESVGLHPITVILSLLLGGEWFGLIGLLFAVPIAAIIKIVSGHIMDWMVKG, from the coding sequence ATGAGTAAACCTGTATATTATCTTTTTTATATTTTAAATATAGGAATTCGTTTATTTCTTGTTTTGTTATTAGGGTTTTGTATTTATTATTTAATTCATATTGGAAATCAATATATTGATGTACATAAAAGACTGAAAATGAAAAAAAAATATTTTTTTTATTTATGGATTGGTATGATTGGTTTTTTATTCATTCTTTTAATTTATCATTTTAGAAGTATTTTATGGAAATTAGTGATTCCTATTCTTTGGGCTATTGTATTTTCTTACTTATTAAATCCCATCGTAACACAAATTGATAAAAAAGGAATAAAAAGAGTTTGGAGTGTAACCATTGTGTATTTGTCTATTATTATGATTATTTTTCTCATATCGTTTATAGTAACTCCTGCTATGATGAAAGAGACGAAAAAATTAGTAGAATTATTTCCTCAATATACAAAAGAAACAAATCAATTTTTAAATGATTTATATATAAAAATTGAAAAATTAGATCATTTTTCTCCTGAACTAAGATTTATGAAGGATAGTGTTGAAGAAAATTTGTATAAAATACAAAACATTTTTACAAAAGGTATGAAAAATATCACATTGGGTATATTTAATATATTTTCTAAAATAGTTACGATTGTGTTAATTCCTATATTTTCTTTTTATTTTTTAAAGGACATAGAATATTTTAAAAAGAAAATCATGTTTTGTATACCTAAAAGTTGTAGATGTGAATGTATTAGAATTTTTAGAGATATTCACTTATTATTAAATAAATTCATCAGAGGACAATTTATTGTAGCGTTTTTAGTAGGCATATTAAGTGTGATAGCTTTATTATTTATTCAAGTAGATTTTGCTTTTTTAATAGGTATGATTGCAGGAATTTCAAATATTATTCCTTACTTTGGACCTATCATAGGTGCTGTTCCAGGAGTATTTATTGCTTTATTAGATAGTCCTATAAAGGCTTTATGGGTGATTTTAGCTTTTACGATTATACAACAAATAGAAAGTGCGATTATTACTCCTAAAATAGTAGGAGAAAGTGTAGGACTTCATCCTATTACAGTGATATTGTCTTTATTATTAGGAGGTGAATGGTTTGGTTTAATAGGTCTTTTATTTGCTGTTCCAATTGCTGCAATTATAAAGATTGTTTCAGGACATATAATGGATTGGATGGTCAAAGGATAA